From Candidatus Neomarinimicrobiota bacterium, the proteins below share one genomic window:
- the secA gene encoding preprotein translocase subunit SecA — MIFDLIKKIFGTSSERYIKRITPYISQINATFEELDSASDDDLRNRTREMIDYIESKRQEAREKAESQGFDGERTDNFIYEAEQTALNDLMVEAFAMVKQACKRLLGKEFRVVGQTMVWDMVPFDVQLLGAIVLHQGAISEMKTGEGKTLVATMPVFLNALTGRGVHVVTVNDYLAERDAEWMGIIYQFLGLSVGKILNTMSPDVRKEEYAKDIVYGTNNEFGFDYLRDNMAVSMENVVQRGHYYAIVDEVDSVLIDEARTPLIISGPVQSNTHESYKNLRGSIERLVRAQERYVNGLLGDLRRAGDTMDDMKRGTLLLQCHHGLPKHPGLLKLLEEPGMKKLMHDTESYYMQEKKLHEVDEDLYYSIDEKSHVIDITEKGRQLLAPNDPEQFIIPDIGDEFAKIDQRDDLSDTEKQEEKDRIQRLHSRRSETIHNLHQLLRAYSLYSRDVDYVVKDGKVLIVDEFTGRILPGRRYSDGLHQAIEAKEKVRIEGENQTLATITLQNYFRMYDKLAGMTGTAETEAAEFGEIYKLEVVSIPTNRPVIRKDRNDVIYRTKREKYRAIIEEIIQSHKKGQPVLVGTISVEVSEMLSKMLQRAGIPHNVLNAKQHQREAEIVARAGHFGSVTIATNMAGRGTDIKINEETRNLGGLKIIGTERHESRRIDLQLKGRSGRQGDPGESVFYLSLEDDLMRLFGSDRVSAIMDRLGVEEGEVISHPMISRSIERAQKKVEERNFAIRKHLLEYDDVMNMQREVIYDRRNYALHGGNLREEILAMLEKYIRETVDKFTGEEDIHDWDWEGLRQETINVLMSDIHPDELTREGKEKIEREDVIRQIHSKALATYERKQEIIPPDIMGKLERWAYLMTVDNVWKEHLFELDQLKEGIGLQAYGQKDPLIAYKTEAFKMFEEMLSRIDRESLRLIFRTEVRMEQEPRPEQPRPANMVMKHEETDNLGYQKAAGHPKADPSKAGKTQPIRRTERKIGRNEPCPCGSGKKYKHCCGAN, encoded by the coding sequence ATGATTTTTGATCTTATAAAGAAGATATTTGGTACAAGTTCTGAACGGTATATCAAACGGATAACCCCGTATATCAGTCAGATCAATGCAACATTTGAGGAACTGGATAGTGCCAGTGATGATGATCTCCGGAACCGGACCCGGGAGATGATTGATTATATTGAATCAAAGCGGCAGGAAGCCCGTGAAAAAGCCGAATCCCAGGGATTTGACGGTGAGCGGACCGATAATTTCATTTATGAAGCGGAACAAACAGCCCTGAATGATCTCATGGTAGAAGCCTTTGCCATGGTTAAACAAGCCTGTAAAAGACTTCTGGGAAAAGAGTTCCGGGTAGTAGGGCAAACCATGGTATGGGACATGGTCCCCTTTGATGTTCAGTTACTTGGAGCTATTGTCCTTCATCAGGGTGCCATATCTGAGATGAAAACCGGGGAAGGAAAAACTTTGGTGGCCACCATGCCGGTCTTTCTGAATGCCCTGACCGGGCGCGGGGTCCACGTGGTCACCGTAAATGATTATCTTGCGGAAAGAGATGCGGAATGGATGGGGATCATCTACCAGTTTTTAGGTCTTTCCGTGGGAAAAATTCTGAATACCATGTCGCCGGATGTGAGAAAAGAGGAATATGCCAAAGATATTGTATACGGAACCAACAATGAGTTTGGTTTTGATTATCTCCGGGATAACATGGCTGTCAGCATGGAAAACGTGGTTCAGCGGGGACACTATTACGCCATCGTGGATGAGGTGGATAGTGTACTCATCGACGAAGCCAGAACACCTCTCATCATTTCCGGACCTGTTCAGTCCAATACTCATGAGTCCTACAAAAACCTTCGGGGCAGTATCGAACGCCTTGTCCGGGCCCAGGAAAGGTATGTGAACGGTTTACTGGGTGATCTTCGGCGGGCCGGAGATACCATGGATGACATGAAACGGGGGACACTGCTCCTTCAGTGTCATCATGGTCTGCCCAAACATCCGGGTCTTCTGAAGCTTTTGGAAGAACCGGGCATGAAAAAACTCATGCATGATACGGAATCCTATTATATGCAGGAAAAGAAACTGCATGAAGTAGACGAGGACCTTTATTATAGCATCGATGAAAAAAGTCATGTCATCGATATCACAGAAAAGGGCAGACAGCTCCTGGCACCGAATGATCCGGAGCAGTTTATCATTCCTGATATCGGAGATGAATTTGCAAAGATTGATCAGCGGGATGATCTGAGTGATACGGAAAAGCAGGAAGAAAAAGACAGGATCCAGCGTCTTCATAGCCGGCGGAGTGAAACCATTCACAACCTTCACCAATTGCTTCGGGCCTATTCCCTGTACAGCCGGGATGTGGATTATGTGGTGAAGGATGGAAAGGTCCTCATTGTCGATGAGTTTACCGGCCGTATTCTCCCGGGTCGACGTTACAGTGATGGACTCCATCAGGCCATCGAAGCCAAGGAAAAGGTCCGGATTGAAGGGGAAAATCAGACCCTGGCAACGATCACTCTCCAAAATTACTTCAGAATGTATGATAAGCTCGCCGGAATGACCGGTACGGCAGAAACAGAAGCTGCTGAATTTGGTGAAATCTATAAACTCGAAGTGGTCAGCATTCCCACCAACCGTCCTGTGATTCGGAAAGACCGGAATGATGTTATTTACCGGACAAAACGGGAAAAATACCGGGCAATCATTGAAGAGATTATTCAGTCCCATAAAAAAGGCCAACCGGTTTTGGTGGGAACTATCAGCGTGGAAGTCTCCGAAATGCTCAGCAAGATGCTTCAGCGGGCGGGAATCCCCCATAATGTTCTCAATGCCAAGCAGCATCAACGGGAAGCGGAAATTGTTGCCAGAGCCGGACACTTCGGGTCTGTTACCATTGCAACCAACATGGCCGGCCGGGGGACGGATATAAAAATCAACGAAGAGACCCGAAATCTGGGCGGTTTAAAAATTATTGGGACGGAGCGACACGAATCCAGACGTATCGACCTGCAGCTGAAGGGACGTTCAGGACGTCAGGGTGATCCAGGCGAATCGGTCTTTTATCTCTCCCTGGAAGATGATCTGATGAGACTCTTTGGTTCAGACCGGGTCAGTGCCATCATGGACCGCCTGGGCGTGGAAGAAGGAGAAGTGATTTCCCATCCCATGATTTCACGTTCTATTGAAAGAGCTCAAAAGAAAGTGGAAGAACGGAACTTTGCTATCCGTAAACATCTTCTGGAATATGATGATGTGATGAATATGCAACGGGAGGTCATCTACGACCGGAGAAATTATGCCCTTCATGGCGGAAATCTCCGGGAAGAGATTCTCGCCATGCTGGAAAAATATATCCGGGAAACAGTGGATAAATTTACCGGAGAGGAAGATATCCATGATTGGGACTGGGAAGGACTCCGTCAGGAAACCATCAACGTTCTCATGTCCGATATTCATCCGGATGAACTGACCCGGGAGGGGAAGGAAAAAATTGAACGGGAAGATGTGATCCGGCAGATTCATTCAAAAGCCCTGGCAACCTATGAACGGAAACAAGAGATTATTCCCCCGGATATTATGGGTAAACTGGAACGCTGGGCATATCTGATGACGGTGGATAATGTATGGAAAGAGCATCTTTTTGAACTGGATCAGCTGAAAGAAGGCATTGGTTTACAGGCTTATGGACAGAAAGATCCCCTGATTGCATATAAAACAGAAGCT
- the nusB gene encoding transcription antitermination factor NusB encodes MMKLRRQAREMSLQVLYAMEMSGEPVDQVITDVLLLNENPECDETLLRDLVRHTSANRESIDERIRNRSRNWDFNRIALIDKIILRQAIAELIFSEDIPPRVTISEAIELAKKYSTDDSHVFINGLMDRIYHDLIEEGRIFPEVTET; translated from the coding sequence ATGATGAAACTTCGCCGACAGGCACGGGAGATGTCTTTACAGGTACTCTATGCCATGGAGATGAGTGGAGAACCTGTAGATCAGGTGATTACAGATGTTTTGTTGTTAAACGAGAATCCTGAATGTGACGAAACTCTTTTACGGGATCTGGTAAGACACACATCTGCCAACAGAGAATCCATCGATGAGCGGATACGGAACAGATCCCGCAACTGGGATTTCAACCGCATTGCACTGATTGATAAAATTATTTTGCGACAGGCGATTGCAGAACTGATCTTCAGCGAGGATATTCCTCCCCGGGTGACCATTTCAGAAGCGATCGAACTGGCAAAAAAATACTCAACCGATGACAGCCATGTTTTTATCAACGGCCTGATGGACCGGATTTACCACGATTTGATTGAAGAAGGGCGTATTTTTCCCGAAGTGACTGAGACCTAG
- a CDS encoding LptF/LptG family permease — MKIIPLLDRYLLKRFFLFFFAALLIFLSVFLVVDLVENVDSFIDNNMNLRAILLYYLNIFPFFIHIAIPMSALLAVVFNLGKLNKLNELTALKASGISLYRIALPFLVVGLLLSYGSFLFEDAVVVPSNQRLYEIKRDYMSKRRSTDRRLRNHIFLQLENGKVLNIRIYDTSTDIGQHVSLQTFHQGELTERLDARKMIWNHETWYLTGVEKRVLEDGYIRDYTYLDTLVAGIGLTPQEVSQKNLDPENMTWDQLRDFIGKIQALGLNDTKWLVNLNFKASMNFTPFILILFGIPLVSYQTRSRGLGPGIGISLMVIFIYVTVLKLGQTVGYTGLVSPFWSVWLPNVIFMILGSLLLIQARK; from the coding sequence ATGAAAATCATACCCCTTTTAGACCGGTACCTTCTGAAACGGTTTTTTCTCTTCTTTTTTGCCGCGTTGCTCATCTTTTTAAGTGTCTTTTTGGTGGTTGATCTGGTGGAGAATGTGGATAGCTTTATTGATAACAATATGAATCTCAGGGCAATATTGCTCTATTACCTCAATATTTTCCCCTTTTTTATTCACATTGCGATTCCCATGTCCGCCCTGCTGGCTGTTGTTTTTAACCTGGGAAAACTGAATAAGCTCAATGAACTCACGGCCTTAAAGGCATCAGGGATTAGTTTATACCGCATTGCCCTTCCATTTCTGGTGGTGGGACTCCTCCTTAGTTACGGCAGTTTCCTCTTTGAGGATGCTGTAGTGGTTCCGTCCAATCAACGGCTTTACGAAATCAAACGGGATTATATGTCCAAACGGAGATCTACGGACAGGAGACTTCGCAACCATATTTTCCTCCAGCTTGAAAACGGAAAGGTGCTGAATATCCGGATCTATGATACATCCACGGATATCGGGCAGCATGTCAGCCTGCAAACCTTTCATCAGGGTGAACTGACAGAGCGGTTGGATGCCCGAAAAATGATATGGAATCATGAAACCTGGTATCTGACAGGTGTTGAAAAGCGTGTTTTGGAAGATGGATATATTCGGGACTACACTTACCTGGATACACTTGTTGCCGGAATTGGACTTACTCCCCAGGAAGTATCTCAAAAAAATCTGGATCCTGAAAATATGACCTGGGACCAACTTCGCGATTTTATCGGAAAAATTCAGGCCCTGGGACTTAATGATACCAAATGGCTTGTCAATTTAAATTTTAAAGCCTCCATGAATTTCACACCCTTTATTCTGATCTTATTCGGGATTCCCCTGGTTTCATATCAAACCCGAAGCCGGGGTCTGGGACCTGGAATCGGTATAAGCCTGATGGTGATTTTTATTTATGTCACGGTTCTGAAACTCGGGCAGACTGTTGGATATACAGGGTTGGTTTCTCCCTTTTGGTCTGTATGGCTACCCAATGTGATCTTTATGATTCTTGGATCTTTACTGTTGATTCAAGCCAGAAAATAA
- a CDS encoding hemolysin family protein — protein sequence MHIELIFTLVGILFSAYFSSAELSFTAANPVKIRIWADNGKKSAKRTMQYLENREDILTMILVGNNLANILATSYATLYFLTLGLFSEIQIILIISLVILIFGELVPKSIVREMPNQAVIFFVLTIRWIRILLFPVTWPVQKIIQGILFLAKSQPEEIRAVVTRDEFGRSISMSHKSGIIDEREKEYIHNVIDFSHRTAGEIQTPRPDVAGLPATANIDEAKSLFIQSGFSKLLIWSDSIDEIIGFIVIHDLLQNPKTIKEIVRPIKVYPESKLVFEMLREFQENNMSIAAVVNEYGSTSGIVTMEDLVEEIFGEFEDEYDENHNTIKMLSNGDLVMGGRASIEELNKSYNLGIPDGDYETIAGYILENTDHFPIKNEKMIIGRLEFTILRASAKSIDYLKIHTLT from the coding sequence ATGCATATTGAACTTATTTTCACACTGGTCGGAATCCTTTTTTCCGCGTATTTCAGTTCGGCTGAGCTTTCCTTTACCGCGGCCAATCCGGTAAAAATCCGAATCTGGGCAGATAACGGAAAAAAAAGCGCCAAACGGACCATGCAATATCTGGAAAATCGTGAAGATATTTTAACCATGATATTGGTAGGGAATAATCTTGCCAACATTCTGGCAACGTCTTATGCCACCCTTTATTTTCTCACCCTGGGACTTTTCTCGGAAATTCAGATTATACTCATCATTTCCCTTGTCATCCTGATTTTCGGTGAGTTGGTTCCCAAATCTATCGTTCGTGAAATGCCCAATCAGGCGGTGATCTTTTTTGTGTTGACGATCCGATGGATCCGGATTCTCCTGTTTCCCGTCACCTGGCCTGTTCAAAAAATTATTCAGGGTATTCTGTTTTTGGCGAAAAGTCAGCCGGAAGAAATCAGAGCCGTCGTAACCCGGGATGAATTTGGCAGGAGCATTTCAATGAGCCACAAATCAGGGATTATCGATGAACGGGAAAAGGAATATATCCATAATGTCATTGATTTTTCCCACCGGACCGCAGGAGAGATTCAAACTCCCCGGCCTGATGTGGCCGGACTTCCTGCAACTGCCAATATTGATGAAGCCAAATCCCTCTTTATCCAATCCGGTTTTTCCAAGTTGCTCATCTGGTCCGATAGCATTGATGAAATTATTGGATTCATTGTGATTCATGACCTGCTCCAGAATCCCAAGACAATCAAGGAAATTGTCCGTCCTATCAAAGTATATCCAGAATCCAAATTGGTTTTTGAAATGCTTCGGGAATTTCAGGAAAACAATATGAGCATCGCTGCCGTGGTGAATGAATACGGCAGTACTTCAGGGATCGTGACGATGGAAGATCTGGTGGAAGAAATTTTCGGTGAATTTGAAGATGAATACGATGAAAATCATAATACGATCAAAATGCTTTCCAATGGTGATCTTGTGATGGGGGGACGGGCAAGTATAGAAGAATTGAATAAATCATATAATCTTGGAATCCCCGACGGAGATTACGAAACCATCGCCGGATATATACTGGAAAATACAGACCATTTCCCTATAAAAAATGAGAAGATGATCATTGGAAGACTGGAATTCACAATCCTCAGGGCATCGGCGAAAAGCATCGATTACCTGAAAATTCATACTTTAACCTGA
- the mutY gene encoding A/G-specific adenine glycosylase: MTYNMTSDIVHALVEWFHREKRIMPWRGETDPYKIWVSEVMLQQTQVTTVIPYYERWIDTFPKLSHVAESSLQDILKMWEGLGYYTRARNLYRGAVYIVNVLKGNFPESREELLKIPGIGPYTSAAIASIAFNQPYGVVDGNVSRVMARLYLIGEITSSSRFKETVTNLVNQSLQWGAPRWVNQAWMELGALVCTPKPACSACPLQSFCEARQHLCVENFPVKPNRKKSPVREGAIFIIQNPKKEILLVQRRESGLLPGLWELPNTLYDEQPLADFTMANDLLLDRSYIIKAEHTYSHFKVIFELFDATLHSDWWNDYWDDFRWVHPNELKSYPRPKVHIKAMRIAGLLS; encoded by the coding sequence ATGACATACAACATGACATCAGACATAGTACATGCTTTAGTTGAGTGGTTCCACCGTGAAAAGCGGATAATGCCCTGGCGGGGAGAAACCGATCCTTACAAGATTTGGGTCAGTGAAGTGATGTTACAACAAACCCAGGTTACTACAGTCATCCCATATTATGAGCGCTGGATAGATACATTTCCAAAACTTTCCCATGTGGCAGAGTCCTCGCTCCAAGATATTCTGAAAATGTGGGAAGGGCTGGGATACTACACCCGGGCCAGAAATCTTTACAGAGGAGCCGTCTATATCGTCAACGTTTTAAAGGGAAATTTCCCGGAAAGCCGTGAGGAATTGTTGAAAATACCGGGGATTGGTCCTTATACATCTGCCGCCATCGCCAGTATTGCCTTTAATCAGCCGTACGGTGTGGTAGATGGAAATGTAAGCCGGGTAATGGCCAGATTGTACCTGATCGGTGAGATCACATCCTCCAGCCGATTTAAAGAGACCGTTACCAACCTGGTGAATCAATCACTACAATGGGGGGCACCCCGCTGGGTGAATCAGGCCTGGATGGAGCTGGGTGCTTTAGTGTGCACCCCCAAACCCGCCTGTTCAGCCTGCCCTTTGCAATCCTTTTGTGAAGCCCGGCAACACCTCTGTGTTGAAAACTTTCCTGTCAAACCAAACCGTAAAAAGAGTCCTGTTCGGGAAGGAGCCATTTTCATCATACAAAATCCCAAAAAAGAAATTTTACTGGTACAGCGACGTGAATCCGGGCTTCTCCCCGGGTTGTGGGAATTGCCAAATACCCTGTATGATGAACAGCCCCTGGCAGATTTTACCATGGCCAATGATCTTTTACTGGATCGATCATATATCATAAAAGCGGAACATACCTATTCTCATTTTAAAGTTATCTTTGAGTTGTTTGATGCCACATTACACAGTGACTGGTGGAATGATTACTGGGATGACTTTCGATGGGTCCATCCCAATGAATTAAAATCCTATCCCCGGCCGAAGGTGCATATTAAAGCTATGAGAATAGCAGGACTTTTATCGTGA
- a CDS encoding pyridoxal phosphate-dependent aminotransferase — translation MKKMIEESGTLAVFDRMKKLRAMGKDIINLCVGEPDISPSQDIETAAIQAIQSHHIRYTPSEGIPELRKTIAHMIQDEGWRADENRNLIITAGAKPALFTTLLALVKKTNEVLVPVPFYPSYAPMIRYAGAKPVYVPGNPQNGYKISPQDLKPYLTPHSRFFILNSPVNPTGSVYSPDELQELLKFLDKNHIICILDDVYRHFIYDEAVKEEIARILKPFQRSIILIRSLSKEFAMTGWRIGYAVAEESLITPMKTVQGHIIGNAQTASQLAALKALQNPEKYALSLHVFKSRRNDVLEALRQVDHISIIPPAGAFYVFADIRSIHPEKSDVIVCSELMEKYGVAVTPGSAFGLKGFIRISYADGNRLYEGLDRLVRGLASR, via the coding sequence ATGAAAAAAATGATAGAAGAATCGGGGACGCTGGCTGTTTTTGATCGAATGAAAAAACTACGTGCCATGGGGAAGGATATTATCAATCTATGTGTAGGTGAACCGGATATTTCACCGTCTCAGGATATTGAAACGGCTGCAATTCAAGCCATTCAATCACATCACATCCGGTATACCCCGTCTGAAGGAATTCCCGAACTGAGGAAAACCATCGCCCATATGATACAGGATGAAGGTTGGAGGGCAGACGAAAACAGAAATCTAATCATAACTGCCGGAGCAAAACCGGCTCTCTTCACAACCCTTTTAGCTCTGGTAAAGAAAACCAATGAAGTACTTGTCCCTGTACCCTTTTATCCCTCCTATGCCCCAATGATCCGATATGCCGGTGCAAAACCTGTCTACGTGCCGGGTAATCCCCAAAATGGATACAAAATCAGTCCTCAGGACCTAAAACCTTATCTTACACCCCACAGCCGTTTTTTTATCTTAAATTCTCCGGTCAATCCCACGGGTAGTGTGTATTCTCCCGATGAACTTCAGGAATTACTGAAATTTTTAGACAAAAACCACATCATATGTATCCTGGATGATGTGTATCGTCACTTTATCTATGACGAAGCTGTCAAAGAAGAAATAGCCCGGATTCTGAAACCCTTTCAACGATCCATCATCCTCATACGCAGTCTGAGTAAGGAATTTGCCATGACCGGTTGGCGTATTGGCTATGCCGTGGCTGAGGAATCATTGATAACACCTATGAAAACCGTTCAGGGACACATCATTGGCAATGCCCAGACGGCCTCTCAGCTTGCGGCTTTGAAAGCGCTTCAAAATCCGGAAAAATATGCATTATCCCTTCATGTTTTTAAATCCAGGCGGAATGATGTATTGGAGGCCTTACGTCAGGTAGATCATATCTCTATCATTCCTCCTGCCGGGGCTTTTTATGTCTTTGCCGATATTCGAAGTATCCACCCTGAAAAAAGCGATGTGATAGTGTGCTCTGAACTAATGGAAAAATATGGTGTGGCTGTGACTCCCGGTAGTGCATTTGGACTGAAGGGTTTTATCCGGATTTCATATGCAGATGGAAATCGACTTTATGAAGGATTGGATCGCCTTGTCAGAGGTCTTGCATCACGATAA